In Chlorocebus sabaeus isolate Y175 chromosome 5, mChlSab1.0.hap1, whole genome shotgun sequence, one genomic interval encodes:
- the RPGRIP1L gene encoding protein fantom isoform X5 has translation MSGPTDETAGDLPVKDTGLNLFGMGGLQEASTTRTMKSRQAVSRVSREELEDRFLRLHDENILLKQHARKQEDKIKRFKEKVRQPLKNENRVFLLRFHPEEVVPVQFLLCGL, from the exons ATGTCTGGTCCAACTGATGAGACCGCAGGAGACTTGCCTGTGAAAGATACGGGTCTAAACCTCTTTGGAATGGGAGGGTTACAAG AAGCTTCAACAACACGGACAATGAAGTCTCGCCAGGCAGTGTCACGTGTCAGTCGTGAGGAACTGGAAGACAGATTTTTGCGTTTGCATGATGAGAACATTTTACTGAAACAGCATGCCCGCAAGCAAGAGGATAAAATTAAAAG GTTCAAAGAAAAGGTGAGACAGCCATTGAAGAATGAAAATAGGGTTTTTCTGCTTAGATTCCATCCTGAGGAGGTGGTTCCAGTTCAGTTTCTACTCTGCGGACTTTAA